In Bradyrhizobium lablabi, one DNA window encodes the following:
- a CDS encoding NADH:flavin oxidoreductase/NADH oxidase: MSVSVAENLDGAEPMLFQPFTVRGLTLKNRLVVPPMVHYRAAPGNTCGAFHNVHLGRYALGGFGLVFVEATAVEQVGLINEHDLGIWNDAQVQSFKPLIAFVKGEGAAIGIQLAHGGRKSSSQRAMDGMGPLTAQEIKAGAKLWQPVGPTSEPVAPGWLTPHQLTTDECRAMVRTWAHAARNAVKAGFDVIEIHTAHGYLLASFLSPVSNTRNDEYGGDRQGRMRLPLEIVEAVRREMPDTMPLFVRVSAVDGAQNGWNLDDTIAFAFELKARGVDVIDCSSGGISGSATAAQVPRGLGFQVPYAERVRNEVGIASMAVGIILEAQQAESILKNKQADLIAVGRQSQFNPNIAQHWAHDLGLNRRFEDWPAEYGWWLEKRIRTIEGFATPTGVVRRDVQGVNAKE, from the coding sequence ATGTCAGTGTCGGTCGCCGAAAACCTCGACGGTGCAGAACCCATGTTGTTCCAGCCGTTCACGGTCCGGGGGCTGACGCTGAAGAACCGCCTAGTGGTGCCGCCGATGGTGCATTACCGCGCCGCGCCCGGCAACACTTGCGGCGCCTTTCACAACGTGCATCTCGGCCGCTATGCGCTCGGCGGTTTTGGGCTGGTCTTTGTCGAGGCTACCGCGGTCGAACAGGTCGGCCTGATCAATGAACATGACCTTGGCATCTGGAATGATGCGCAAGTGCAGAGTTTCAAGCCGCTCATCGCCTTCGTGAAGGGTGAGGGGGCCGCGATCGGCATTCAGCTCGCCCACGGCGGGCGCAAGTCGTCCTCGCAGCGGGCGATGGACGGCATGGGCCCGCTCACGGCGCAGGAAATCAAGGCCGGCGCGAAACTGTGGCAACCCGTCGGCCCCACCAGCGAACCCGTCGCGCCGGGATGGCTGACGCCGCACCAGCTCACGACCGACGAGTGCAGGGCGATGGTGCGCACCTGGGCGCATGCTGCCAGAAATGCGGTCAAGGCCGGCTTCGACGTGATCGAGATCCACACCGCCCACGGCTATCTGCTCGCCTCGTTTCTTTCGCCCGTGTCCAACACGCGCAATGATGAATATGGCGGCGACCGCCAGGGGCGCATGCGCCTGCCGCTCGAAATTGTCGAGGCGGTGCGGCGTGAAATGCCGGATACGATGCCGCTATTTGTCCGCGTCTCCGCTGTCGACGGCGCTCAAAACGGCTGGAACCTGGATGACACAATTGCCTTCGCGTTTGAATTGAAGGCCCGCGGCGTCGACGTGATCGACTGCTCTTCGGGGGGCATTTCAGGCTCGGCGACGGCAGCGCAAGTCCCGCGCGGCCTCGGTTTCCAGGTGCCCTATGCCGAGCGGGTCCGCAACGAAGTCGGCATCGCATCGATGGCGGTCGGCATCATCCTCGAAGCGCAGCAGGCGGAATCAATCCTCAAGAACAAGCAAGCCGACCTCATCGCGGTCGGCCGGCAATCCCAGTTCAATCCGAACATCGCCCAGCACTGGGCGCATGATCTCGGCCTCAACCGCAGATTCGAGGACTGGCCGGCGGAATATGGCTGGTGGCTCGAAAAGCGAATCCGAACCATCGAAGGGTTTGCCACGCCGACCGGGGTCGTGAGGCGGGATGTCCAGGGCGTCAACGCCAAGGAGTAA
- a CDS encoding acyl-CoA synthetase: MLTETTDYEKLYRDFRWDIPERLNLATVCCDRHADGSKRLALIYVDEEGVATRTSFDEVAELSRRFANVLKADGLGRGDRVAVFLSQSLELPIAHLAAFRSGMVSIPLFALFGEDALEFRLSNSGAKAIVTDEAGWQKLARIRDRLPDLRHVYVIGDRAPAGTKSFWASLEAASSEFTTVDTSSDDPALIIYTSGTTGNPKGALHAHRVVLGHLPNVEMCHDFLPKPGDLMWTPADWAWIGGLINALLAGWYHGVPIVGHRARKFDSEAAMQMMADYGIRNVFLPPTALKLMRLAGVRHDGVRLRSIFTGGESLGGELLDWVRATFGIDAHEVFGQTECNLVIGSNSKLFPIRPGSMGKATPGFDVRIVNDKGEELPRGSRGIIGVRQPCPCTMIEYWKNPEATAKKYAGEFLLTGDLGVQDEDGYFWYVSREDDVITTAGYRVGPSEIEHTLLKHPAVAMAAVVGIPDPVRTEAIKAWIVLRPGFAPDDALAREIQEFVKVQLAAHEYPRFVQFVDSLPMTATGKVLRRELRALG; the protein is encoded by the coding sequence ATGCTTACCGAAACCACCGACTACGAAAAGCTCTACCGCGATTTTCGCTGGGATATCCCTGAGCGCTTGAACCTTGCGACCGTCTGCTGCGATCGCCATGCCGATGGCTCCAAACGCCTGGCGCTGATCTATGTCGACGAGGAAGGTGTTGCGACGCGGACCTCGTTCGACGAGGTGGCCGAGTTGTCGCGCCGCTTCGCCAATGTGCTGAAGGCGGACGGTCTTGGCCGCGGCGACCGGGTCGCGGTGTTCCTGTCGCAATCGCTGGAACTGCCGATCGCGCATCTGGCGGCGTTTCGATCCGGCATGGTGTCGATCCCGCTGTTTGCGCTGTTCGGCGAGGACGCGCTGGAGTTTCGGCTTTCGAATTCCGGCGCCAAGGCGATCGTCACCGACGAGGCCGGCTGGCAGAAACTCGCCAGGATCCGCGACCGGCTACCCGATCTCAGACATGTCTATGTCATCGGCGATCGTGCGCCTGCCGGCACCAAATCCTTTTGGGCCTCGCTCGAGGCGGCATCTAGCGAGTTTACGACCGTCGACACCTCGTCCGACGATCCGGCCCTGATCATTTATACCTCCGGCACCACAGGCAACCCAAAAGGCGCGCTGCATGCCCATCGCGTCGTGCTCGGCCATCTGCCGAATGTCGAGATGTGCCACGATTTCCTGCCCAAGCCGGGCGATTTGATGTGGACGCCGGCCGACTGGGCCTGGATCGGCGGGCTCATCAACGCGCTTTTGGCGGGCTGGTATCATGGCGTCCCGATCGTCGGCCACCGCGCGCGAAAATTCGATTCCGAGGCGGCGATGCAGATGATGGCCGACTACGGCATCCGCAACGTCTTCCTGCCGCCGACGGCGCTAAAGCTGATGCGGCTCGCCGGCGTCAGGCATGACGGCGTCAGATTGCGCAGCATTTTCACCGGCGGTGAATCGCTCGGCGGCGAATTGCTCGACTGGGTGCGCGCGACCTTCGGCATCGACGCCCACGAAGTGTTCGGCCAGACCGAGTGCAATCTCGTGATCGGCAGCAACTCAAAACTGTTCCCGATCCGCCCCGGTTCGATGGGCAAGGCCACGCCCGGCTTCGACGTCCGCATTGTCAACGACAAGGGCGAGGAACTGCCGCGGGGAAGCCGCGGCATCATCGGTGTTCGCCAGCCTTGTCCATGCACCATGATCGAATACTGGAAAAATCCGGAAGCGACGGCAAAAAAATACGCCGGCGAATTTTTGCTGACCGGCGATCTCGGCGTGCAGGATGAGGACGGCTACTTTTGGTACGTCAGCCGGGAGGACGACGTCATCACGACCGCGGGCTATCGCGTCGGCCCCTCCGAGATCGAGCATACATTACTAAAGCATCCGGCGGTGGCGATGGCGGCGGTGGTCGGGATTCCCGATCCCGTGCGCACCGAAGCGATCAAGGCCTGGATCGTGCTGCGGCCGGGCTTTGCGCCCGACGATGCGCTGGCCCGCGAGATCCAGGAGTTTGTCAAAGTGCAGCTTGCCGCGCATGAATATCCGCGGTTTGTGCAATTCGTGGACAGCTTGCCGATGACGGCGACGGGAAAGGTGCTGCGGCGGGAGTTGCGCGCGCTGGGGTAG
- a CDS encoding carboxylesterase/lipase family protein, translating to MAAPADRSLAASTLVAAPDGTFQGKLDTTGTVRQFLGVRYAQPVTLNLRWKPPQPVTPSAVTQDATQFGNHCPQAFTPFGNASLTEDCLFLNVYTPNKGGDRESDRDDGRPVMVWIHGGALAVGESNEFDATKLVARGVVVVTINYRLGALGFLAHPALTGESPDHISGNYGFEDQQAALKWVRRNIGAFGGNPEKVTVFGESAGGLSTFVNLVSPTAKGLFHRAIVESGGYMLTQPTLAQAEAAGTKFANAVGCHQPNPADVLTCLRALTVSTVLGVSSFGPAPNVDGKVLTQSIAAALGSGDFNRVPLINGSNHDEWNLFVALDLDLTGHPATAATYPAVIAATLAIPPGSPAVAAVQAQYPGGSFPSYDQAVGALGTDAIFACTARFADELASEFVPTFAYEFNDENAPQNFLPAVSFRYGAAHAAEIQYIFPFASPSGLGLNLPQTPLNGNQQQLSDKMVGYWTEFAESGNPNGNDSPHWPRFHRERQVMQSLVPPTPATETNFATTHSCAFWDQLTGRTLPPGNDHDHTADND from the coding sequence TTGGCAGCGCCGGCCGACCGGTCACTCGCCGCCTCTACATTGGTGGCGGCGCCGGACGGCACGTTCCAGGGCAAGCTCGACACCACAGGCACGGTGCGGCAATTCCTCGGCGTCCGGTACGCCCAGCCGGTGACCCTCAATCTGCGCTGGAAGCCGCCGCAGCCGGTGACGCCCTCGGCCGTCACGCAGGACGCGACACAGTTCGGCAACCATTGTCCGCAAGCGTTCACGCCGTTCGGCAACGCGTCGCTGACCGAGGATTGCCTGTTCCTCAACGTGTACACCCCCAACAAAGGCGGCGATCGCGAGTCTGATCGCGACGACGGCCGCCCGGTGATGGTGTGGATCCACGGCGGCGCGCTCGCGGTTGGCGAGAGCAACGAGTTCGACGCGACCAAGCTGGTGGCGCGCGGCGTGGTCGTCGTGACCATCAACTACCGGCTGGGCGCGCTCGGATTCCTCGCCCATCCGGCGCTGACCGGTGAGTCGCCCGATCACATATCCGGCAATTACGGGTTCGAGGACCAGCAGGCTGCCTTAAAGTGGGTGCGGCGGAACATCGGCGCGTTCGGCGGCAACCCGGAGAAGGTGACGGTGTTCGGCGAATCCGCGGGCGGACTGAGCACGTTCGTCAACCTGGTGTCGCCGACGGCCAAGGGATTATTCCATCGCGCGATCGTCGAGAGCGGCGGCTATATGCTGACGCAGCCGACGCTGGCACAGGCCGAGGCGGCCGGAACGAAATTTGCCAATGCCGTCGGGTGCCATCAGCCCAATCCGGCTGATGTGCTGACGTGCCTGCGCGCGCTCACGGTTTCGACTGTACTCGGCGTCTCAAGCTTCGGCCCGGCGCCCAACGTCGACGGCAAGGTCCTGACGCAATCGATCGCCGCCGCGCTCGGAAGCGGCGACTTCAATCGCGTCCCGCTGATCAACGGCTCCAATCACGACGAGTGGAACCTGTTCGTGGCGCTCGACCTCGACCTCACCGGCCACCCCGCGACCGCCGCCACCTATCCGGCCGTGATCGCCGCCACGCTCGCGATCCCTCCCGGGAGCCCGGCGGTCGCGGCAGTCCAGGCGCAATATCCGGGCGGCAGCTTCCCGTCTTATGACCAGGCGGTCGGCGCCCTGGGAACGGACGCGATCTTCGCCTGCACGGCGCGGTTCGCGGACGAGCTTGCGTCGGAGTTCGTCCCGACCTTCGCCTACGAGTTCAACGACGAAAATGCGCCGCAGAACTTCCTGCCCGCCGTGAGCTTCCGGTACGGCGCAGCGCACGCCGCGGAGATCCAGTACATCTTCCCGTTCGCGAGCCCATCGGGACTTGGTCTCAATCTCCCGCAGACCCCGCTCAACGGCAATCAACAGCAGCTGTCGGACAAGATGGTCGGCTATTGGACGGAGTTCGCCGAGAGCGGCAACCCCAACGGGAATGACTCGCCGCACTGGCCGCGCTTCCATCGCGAACGCCAGGTGATGCAGTCGCTCGTGCCGCCGACGCCGGCCACGGAGACGAACTTCGCGACCACGCACAGTTGCGCGTTCTGGGACCAGCTGACGGGCCGCACCCTGCCGCCCGGCAATGATCACGACCACACCGCCGACAACGATTGA
- a CDS encoding SRPBCC family protein gives MSKPEFVYVIYIHAPSEKIWQALMDPEMTKEFWGRHRNQSDWKIGSAWRHENYDDATDIAVAGHIVESDPPRRLVLTWARPDETDKAAFSRVTFEIEEFMGSARLTVTHSDLTPETLRNISAGWPAVLSSLKSLLETGASLPMTRRNWKKAR, from the coding sequence ATGAGTAAGCCGGAATTCGTCTATGTCATCTACATTCATGCGCCGTCTGAAAAGATCTGGCAGGCGCTGATGGACCCCGAGATGACGAAAGAATTCTGGGGCCGGCATCGCAACCAGTCGGACTGGAAGATCGGCTCGGCGTGGCGGCACGAAAACTATGACGATGCGACCGACATTGCGGTCGCAGGCCACATCGTTGAAAGCGACCCGCCGCGGCGCCTGGTGCTGACATGGGCGCGGCCGGACGAAACCGACAAAGCGGCCTTTTCGCGCGTCACGTTCGAGATCGAGGAGTTCATGGGCTCGGCGCGCCTGACCGTCACCCACAGCGATCTCACGCCTGAGACGCTGCGCAACATCAGCGCCGGCTGGCCGGCTGTGCTGTCCAGCTTGAAGAGCCTGCTGGAAACCGGAGCCTCGCTGCCGATGACACGCCGGAATTGGAAGAAAGCCCGCTGA
- a CDS encoding SRPBCC family protein, with amino-acid sequence MRKPEFVYVTYIETTPEKLWEALTSSEFSKRYWFNTELKTDWKIGSPFALVMDGTTTDVGEVLEFDPPRRLSYTFHHVLSEAARKERPTKVVFVLAPHGKVVKLTLTHEDFEAGSKLLDGISKGWPAILAGLKSLLETGNALTIPPAALGIEGFQ; translated from the coding sequence ATGCGCAAGCCTGAATTCGTCTACGTTACCTATATCGAGACCACGCCTGAAAAGCTGTGGGAGGCGCTGACCAGCAGCGAATTCTCAAAACGTTACTGGTTCAACACCGAGTTGAAAACCGATTGGAAGATCGGCTCGCCTTTCGCGCTGGTCATGGACGGCACCACTACCGATGTCGGCGAGGTTCTCGAGTTCGATCCGCCGCGACGGTTGTCTTACACGTTCCACCACGTGCTGAGCGAAGCCGCCCGCAAGGAGCGCCCGACCAAGGTCGTTTTCGTTCTCGCGCCGCATGGCAAGGTCGTGAAGCTGACGCTCACCCATGAAGACTTCGAAGCCGGCAGCAAGCTTCTGGACGGCATTTCCAAGGGATGGCCGGCGATCCTGGCCGGCCTCAAGAGCCTGCTGGAAACCGGCAATGCGCTGACGATTCCTCCAGCCGCACTCGGCATCGAGGGGTTTCAATGA
- a CDS encoding lipocalin-like domain-containing protein, with product MQRIIASFGLIALMLGAADPASALSPEDLVGTWKMLSTVRQVEGSDKVIENLGEHPKGILIITQDHRFMIIETGDGRKAASTTEEFAALQKSELAYSGLVTFSPDPNNSQGLKMTNKVDIAWNEEWTGTDQTRFLSLDGNRLTIPTPLLKNPISGEMATSTLVFERSK from the coding sequence ATGCAGCGGATTATCGCCTCATTCGGATTGATCGCGCTGATGCTAGGCGCCGCTGATCCGGCCTCGGCGCTCTCGCCGGAGGATCTCGTCGGGACCTGGAAAATGTTGTCGACGGTCCGTCAGGTGGAGGGCAGCGACAAGGTGATCGAGAATCTCGGTGAGCATCCCAAAGGCATCCTGATCATCACACAAGACCATCGCTTCATGATCATCGAGACCGGCGACGGCCGCAAGGCGGCAAGCACGACCGAGGAATTCGCCGCGTTGCAAAAGAGCGAGCTCGCTTATTCGGGCTTGGTGACGTTCTCGCCCGACCCCAATAATTCGCAAGGCCTGAAGATGACCAATAAGGTCGACATCGCGTGGAATGAAGAATGGACCGGTACTGACCAGACGCGCTTCCTGTCGCTCGACGGCAACAGGCTCACGATCCCCACCCCGCTGCTCAAAAATCCGATCAGCGGCGAAATGGCTACATCGACGCTGGTGTTCGAGAGATCGAAGTAA
- a CDS encoding SRPBCC family protein — protein sequence MNIDNFKPSIVYTIYIASTPEKVWQALTSAEFSRKYFFGNSVEVDLRIGGAYVVRTPDGSLHISGEVIECDPPRKLTITFNVNWPALIEKLGPTLVTYEIEPAGNAVRLTLTEAHDRPIDDDILSGGRTGWPAILSSLKSVLETGEPLVIKMEPPQKMLAALKKMGIATP from the coding sequence ATGAACATCGACAACTTCAAACCGTCGATCGTCTATACGATCTACATCGCATCCACCCCGGAGAAGGTGTGGCAAGCGCTGACATCAGCCGAATTCAGCCGAAAATATTTTTTCGGCAATTCGGTTGAGGTCGATCTCAGGATCGGCGGTGCGTACGTCGTGCGCACGCCGGATGGTTCATTGCATATCAGCGGTGAGGTGATCGAGTGCGATCCGCCGCGCAAACTCACGATCACCTTCAACGTCAATTGGCCGGCGCTGATCGAAAAGCTAGGGCCTACGCTCGTGACCTACGAGATCGAGCCTGCCGGCAACGCAGTCCGGCTGACCTTGACCGAGGCCCACGATCGCCCGATCGACGACGACATTCTTTCGGGCGGCCGCACCGGCTGGCCCGCGATCCTGTCGAGCCTGAAGAGCGTGCTGGAGACCGGAGAGCCGCTTGTCATCAAGATGGAGCCGCCGCAAAAGATGCTGGCGGCGCTGAAGAAGATGGGGATTGCGACGCCGTAG
- a CDS encoding SRPBCC family protein → MSKPEFVYVIYIASTPEKVFAALTDAKMSEQYWAGNRVVSDWKIGAAFALKLKREETDVTGTVLEYDPPRRLSYSFHPQHSGMDTEPPSRVTFEIEPQKDQVRLTIVHDGFEPGSKAFESISRGWPFVLSSLKSYLEAGRVLRAHWYEDESAQQGAA, encoded by the coding sequence ATGAGTAAGCCGGAATTCGTCTATGTCATCTACATTGCCTCGACGCCCGAAAAAGTCTTCGCAGCGCTGACGGATGCAAAAATGTCGGAGCAATATTGGGCCGGCAATCGCGTGGTCTCGGACTGGAAGATCGGCGCCGCGTTCGCGCTCAAGCTCAAACGTGAAGAGACCGACGTCACCGGAACAGTGCTCGAATACGATCCGCCGCGTAGGCTTTCCTATTCGTTTCATCCGCAGCACAGCGGCATGGACACAGAACCGCCGTCGCGCGTCACCTTCGAGATCGAGCCGCAGAAGGATCAGGTCCGGCTCACCATCGTTCACGACGGTTTCGAGCCCGGCAGCAAGGCGTTCGAGAGCATCAGCCGCGGCTGGCCGTTCGTGTTGTCGAGCCTGAAGAGCTATCTGGAGGCCGGCCGCGTGCTGCGCGCGCACTGGTACGAAGACGAGAGCGCCCAGCAAGGCGCGGCATAG
- a CDS encoding alpha-hydroxy acid oxidase has protein sequence MSPHHIQLASRRRLLQFLAASPLFAREALAEALRPSDPAEWAPRDLDKLITDPKQALDVFDFEPVMKQNVPPAHFGYMATGVDDEATLRANREGFRKFALRPRRLVDVSNIDMSIEILGARYDSPIVIAPTGSNRAFHPDAEIAVAKAAKAGNHLQILSTVATTSIEDAIAARGAPVWFQLYTTQRWEVAEGLVKRAVAAGAPAIVVTLDVRTPAKWETFVRLRRTDTRECGSCHGLNDYLSRKPNFAGIDLGGVSTTVVTNLTWDLIKRLRDAVKVKLVLKGILGFEDAKLATEAGIDAIVVSNHGGRVEDGVSATIAVLPEIVDAVGGRMPVLVDSGFRRGSDIVMALAIGAQAVCIGRPYLWGLGAFGQPGVERVLAILRAETRNAMAQLGAPSVRDLTPAMVRRV, from the coding sequence ATGTCGCCGCATCACATTCAGCTCGCCAGCCGCCGCCGTTTGTTGCAATTCCTCGCTGCTAGTCCGCTGTTCGCGCGCGAGGCTTTGGCGGAAGCATTGCGTCCGTCCGACCCGGCCGAATGGGCGCCGCGCGATCTCGACAAATTGATTACCGATCCCAAGCAGGCGCTCGACGTGTTCGATTTCGAGCCGGTCATGAAGCAGAATGTTCCGCCCGCGCATTTCGGCTACATGGCAACGGGCGTCGATGACGAAGCAACGCTGCGTGCCAACCGCGAGGGTTTTCGGAAATTTGCGTTGCGGCCGCGACGGCTGGTCGATGTCAGCAACATCGACATGAGCATCGAGATTCTTGGCGCCAGATATGATAGCCCGATCGTGATTGCGCCGACCGGCAGCAACCGCGCCTTTCACCCCGATGCCGAGATCGCCGTCGCCAAGGCGGCGAAAGCGGGCAATCATCTGCAAATTCTATCCACCGTGGCAACGACCTCGATCGAGGACGCCATCGCCGCGCGCGGCGCGCCGGTGTGGTTTCAGCTCTACACCACGCAACGCTGGGAAGTTGCCGAAGGCCTGGTCAAACGGGCGGTGGCCGCGGGCGCGCCGGCGATCGTGGTGACGCTGGACGTGCGAACGCCGGCGAAATGGGAGACCTTTGTCAGACTGCGGCGAACCGACACGCGCGAATGCGGAAGCTGTCACGGCCTCAACGACTATCTATCGCGAAAACCGAATTTTGCCGGCATCGATCTCGGCGGCGTCAGCACGACCGTCGTTACCAACCTGACCTGGGACCTGATCAAGCGGTTGCGCGATGCGGTCAAGGTCAAGCTCGTGCTCAAGGGCATTCTTGGCTTCGAAGACGCAAAGCTCGCCACTGAGGCCGGGATCGATGCGATCGTCGTCTCCAATCACGGCGGGCGTGTGGAAGACGGCGTCAGTGCGACCATCGCGGTGCTGCCGGAAATTGTCGACGCGGTCGGCGGCCGCATGCCGGTCCTGGTCGACAGCGGCTTTCGCCGCGGCAGCGATATCGTCATGGCGCTCGCGATCGGCGCGCAAGCCGTCTGTATCGGCCGGCCTTATCTTTGGGGGCTCGGCGCGTTCGGTCAGCCGGGCGTCGAGCGCGTGCTCGCCATCCTGCGCGCCGAAACCCGCAACGCCATGGCGCAGCTTGGCGCGCCATCCGTGAGAGACCTCACGCCCGCGATGGTGCGGCGAGTCTGA
- a CDS encoding ArsR/SmtB family transcription factor, whose protein sequence is MDEVFKALADASRRSLLDRLHANNGQTLNELCDGLAMTRQAVTKHLVILEDANLVTTFKHGREKLHYLNPVPIHQIGERWIKKFERAKLVALTELKRQLENRDE, encoded by the coding sequence ATGGATGAGGTCTTCAAAGCGCTGGCCGATGCTTCCAGGCGGTCGCTCTTGGACCGGCTTCACGCCAACAACGGACAGACCCTGAACGAACTCTGTGACGGCCTCGCCATGACGCGGCAGGCGGTCACAAAGCACCTTGTGATCCTCGAAGACGCCAACCTCGTCACGACCTTCAAGCATGGCCGCGAGAAGCTGCACTACCTCAACCCGGTGCCGATCCACCAGATCGGCGAACGCTGGATCAAAAAATTCGAGCGCGCCAAACTTGTCGCGCTTACCGAGTTAAAACGACAACTGGAGAACCGCGATGAGTAA
- a CDS encoding GatB/YqeY domain-containing protein, producing MLRDDINNAVKDAMRAKDERKLSTLRMVNSTIKNADIAARGEGKPPLTDADLLGVFQKMIKQRQESVELYEKGGRAELAAGEREEIAIISAYLPKQMSDADVNAAISAAIAETGAAGIKDMGKVIGVLKAKYAGQMDFGKASGMVKAALSS from the coding sequence ATGCTGCGCGACGACATCAATAACGCGGTCAAGGACGCGATGCGGGCCAAGGACGAGCGCAAGCTGTCCACGCTGCGCATGGTCAATTCGACCATCAAGAACGCCGACATCGCCGCGCGCGGCGAAGGAAAGCCGCCTTTGACCGACGCCGACCTGCTCGGCGTGTTCCAGAAAATGATCAAGCAGCGCCAGGAATCGGTCGAACTCTACGAGAAGGGCGGCCGTGCCGAGCTCGCGGCAGGGGAGCGCGAGGAGATCGCGATCATCTCCGCTTACTTGCCGAAGCAGATGTCGGACGCCGACGTCAACGCCGCGATATCAGCCGCAATCGCCGAGACCGGCGCCGCCGGGATCAAGGACATGGGCAAGGTGATCGGCGTGTTGAAGGCGAAATACGCGGGCCAAATGGATTTTGGCAAGGCCAGCGGCATGGTGAAGGCGGCGCTTTCTTCTTAA
- a CDS encoding alpha/beta fold hydrolase produces MDNSMPILLVPGLGGSPRIYAPVAPALWRFGPVTVGNHIRDDNMGAIARRILAEAPPRFALAGHSMGGYIAFEIMRQAPARVAKLALINTQARPDTPEATTRRRGQIARAQAGEYHAVLDDLFPGFVHPSRRDNAELRQLVHDMGDDIGADAFVRQQTAVIGRADSRPSLAWIKCPTLVLTGDEDNTIPNALSAEMADGIHGAKLVILQNCGHLPQLEQPQATADALVEWLRI; encoded by the coding sequence ATGGACAATTCGATGCCGATCTTGCTCGTTCCGGGCCTCGGCGGCTCGCCGCGGATCTATGCCCCGGTGGCGCCGGCGCTGTGGCGATTTGGCCCGGTCACGGTCGGAAACCACATCCGCGACGACAATATGGGCGCCATCGCGCGGAGGATATTGGCCGAGGCGCCGCCGCGCTTTGCGCTGGCCGGGCATTCCATGGGCGGCTATATCGCCTTTGAGATCATGCGGCAGGCGCCGGCGCGGGTGGCAAAACTGGCGCTGATCAACACCCAGGCGCGGCCCGATACGCCGGAGGCGACCACCCGCCGCCGCGGCCAGATCGCGCGGGCGCAGGCAGGAGAATATCACGCCGTGCTCGATGATCTCTTTCCCGGCTTCGTGCATCCGTCGCGGCGCGACAACGCCGAACTGCGCCAATTGGTGCACGACATGGGCGATGACATCGGCGCAGACGCCTTCGTCCGCCAGCAGACCGCGGTGATCGGCCGTGCCGATTCACGGCCGTCACTGGCCTGGATCAAATGTCCGACGCTGGTCTTGACCGGCGACGAGGACAACACCATTCCGAATGCGCTCTCCGCCGAGATGGCGGACGGCATCCACGGCGCGAAACTCGTGATCCTCCAGAATTGCGGCCACCTGCCGCAACTGGAGCAGCCGCAGGCGACCGCCGACGCCCTGGTCGAATGGCTGCGGATCTAG